AGCAGAAAAGAAAGTCGAATACAAACAGAcggacattgaaagagtaaaagCAGGCATAAATTGGGCGTAATGATATTGctagtggatcaataaagttgaaGTCTAAAAGCAACGGCACAGTCATTATAAGTACATAAACAgcacagttgacatacttcacacaaaagtcCAAATTTCTTCCTAAAtgttggtccaaagctaatgaaGATTTTGGAAAAATTATGGTAGTAAATCATTTTTTCAATTGTTTGGTGTATTTTTTAACGTTTCTGCCGACGTTTTAGAGTGCGTGCTGGTTACTAAACACTACGTGGGAGCAATCAAATGCGGCTGCAaaattatacattaaaaaaaagcatgttttattgtaagtttagaATTATATAGACGTgatattttggtttattttgtcaggaAAACGACAGCAATTGGATGCATCCGGCCACAGCCGCGCACGGTAGCAAAAATGGCGCCTGTTGATTTGTTGGCTATACTATACACGACAGGTCTCGATATTTAAatccacgttttttttttttatttattgatacttttattagtacattgcacagttcagtacatattccatacagttgaccactaaatggtaacacctgaataagtttttcaacttgtttaggtcggggtccacgttaatcaattcatggtagttaaatttaaaaaaagattgaTTCCTCCAAATGAATTGGTTAAGGAAATGTTGTAGACCGCCACTCCCCAAAATGCAAAATTAGACGTCgactaacttttttattttttattcttaaaatAAGGACATTCTACTCAAAGGGTGCCATTTTCTTGCTTTCAAAACTaactttttaatacatttttcataTTACACGATGCTCAATTTGTATACTAACCTGTCTTTTGCAACATTTGTTATTTACATTAATGTTCCAATTGGGAAGACGTCTCTTTGAGTACATGGCTGAAAGTAACAGGTGTGAGTTTTCCAGAATGATCCAATACAGAAAACATATCCAGATGAGACATAATGGCATGTTGATACTGAAGACcaatttaatattttaaaatataagaATGGGGTCATGtgttagggcaggggtagggaacctatggctcgcgagccagatgtggctcttctgatgactgcatcaggctctcagataaatcttagctgacattgcttaacacgataagtaatgaattccacttgtaatcacagtgttaaaaataacgttcaaaatataaaacattctcatgcattttaatgttaaagaagttgcattaatggtaagaagttatctatttattattggttagtgtggggcttgccctcctgggggttcttcagaccaccaagcaccgacatgagagcctgtatcggggttacaatattgtcttattttcaataagtctctcagtttctttccagcaattgtatttttctctttcgttctcgctcgcactctggctccagcccgaGTCCCgtatctcctcctggctgctgcttataacagagtgacaggtgattagataacaaggcccaggtgggccctctggGCACCTGTCGATGATTTGGAGGCCGGTCCTGggacaccccgcttcgctgcaggcccgcaggtcacgccccctccacagttagcttcagaataacaatgttattacaaagaataagagacctattatactctagaaaggttagtcttacttaaaaatgcacgcttttagttgtgttcagtgttaaaaatatattatatggctgttacgtaaatacattttaaaatatttgacttcgtGGCTGTTAGGGCAACAGGTCTGATGGAAAAACACATGGACACAAttcagtgtgttttttttaaaactttttgttGCTGTTGAGAAAACAAACAATGTGTCACAAAAATAtagaaaattttattttttagaagGATTTATGTGCTTATATTTGGTAAAGTACAATTTTTGTATACATGCAACAAATTCTATATTACAGTGTTCAAGGTAGTTTGAATaaatctgttaaaatgtatttatttaataagcaGTCTGACAGGGTTTTATAGTTTTTCAATAGGCCTTAACTGGTATGACTGGCAATATACTCTTATTCAATGATTAATCAAACTAAATAAATAGTTGTTATAAATAATTACTCTTAGCAAGCAGCAAGGCGAAAAAGCAACAAAAGAGTGTAGTCGTCGCCTAGCAACCaacaaaggcaaacaaaagaagACAAGATGGCGACGGAGCGAGAGAAAGAGTCCGCTGCTTATTTGGAGAAACACAAAGTCTTCGACCTCATGAAAAATTTGACAAGCATGCTCTTCTTTTACAGACCCGGTGAGACTTTTATCTTCGAAGCAATTGTTTTTTTATGGCTATAGTTCAGCAATGTGTTAACGGTTTGAATAGTTTTGTAATGGCGTCATCTGCAGGGGGAAAGGAGTACTGCAGCTGTGAGTCCAGCAGAGGGCACAGTCTCTCAAGTCAGCGCCTGAAAATATTTTGATAAAACATGAGCTGTGTTCACTTTTGAATGTTAATAGGCATATACTACTGTACTAAAATAGCTGCCACTCATGCTCCCCCTGACATCACAATGCACCCCCTGTGGGGGTCTGTGGGGCCACACCCATGCAAAGAAGCCCCAGATCACACGCTACGCGTATAGAGGCCCCGTTTTGTGTGAACAAGCTCATGGAAAATCTCAATTAATGAAAGACTGAGCACCTAATTTTAAGTGTTTTTAgccctattttttttatattcctaGCCCTTTCCTGCTCCACCTGTAAAgaataaaatgtcaaatttctagaatagaatagaaagtactttattgatccctgggggtatTTCAGCACCACTGTTTGGTcataatagacaataataataatagataatataATTTGTATCatatattaaaaacataaaaacaactgaCAATACATCAGTGCATCAgtgctagcttatgttaccaatAGTTCAAGAACAAATTTAACAAATTTGGTTTTTTGATAAATTTGTCACAATTAGATGTTAAACTTTGTAAAAACGGATCAGAAGAAATGCTGGCTTCAATTGCCTTTCCTGTCCAACACAGCTTATTAGTTCACATACATAAattattgtatatgcaccttaggaggagctgctccaatttcgttgttctttgaacctgttcattgcaataatgacaataaaactctattctattatattctataaaTGTGTGACATTATCTTGTGTTTTAAAACTTATTTAACGATTGAACATGAAGTTATTTACAATCTAATTTTGTCCACTAGGATACATGTGTGTGATTTATGATGCGCACGGTGGTTAAATACCATTTGTATTCATGTAAGTTAGATTTCATTGTAAGTATAATGTACACATCATTGTACATCTATCACTATATTGATGCATAGATAAGTTATAATAGTATAAAGTCAGCTTGATGCCAGGCATAACACCACTACGCCATAGCTCATGTAAtgggtagaaaaaaaaacactactttATAACTTAAGTAATGCGTTATACTATGTAAaagtttgagtcactagagaaaaacactatatacatatattaggaaaaaaatatttcCTGACAACTGAGGCCTCTTTCGCTGTGTCTACATATTTGTGCCGCATGGCGATATTGTTGTCAGTTCAGGCTAggcgatatggaccaaaactgatGTCCCGGTATTTTTAGGccgaatggcgatatacgatatatatatatatatgtatatatatatataccgttatCTAAACAAAACGTGCGACATGCTGAAGGTTGCCTAAGTGTGTTAAGGCTAGATAACCAGTGTTGAGTACTCAGATTATTTTTGTTGTAAGTGGTAACATAACTTgttaatttttaaaataattagttagCCTTTACTATTTCAAAGCCGTTTTCGTTACATTTGTTCATTGTTAGGTTTATAACCTCGCGCTTGTGCGCGGGGATGGATTTCGCTTCTACTCGCTTACTGCAGTGAAGGCCACTGACTGTTCGGTTTGAAACTACTCCGCCACCCAGCTGCTATATTAGGTTAGTCCAAACTTGCTATTGGGAGAGGAACTTTCGAGCCAAGGAGTCTGCTAAACATTTGTCACACCGAGCGAAGAACAAAGAGGAGCTGCTGGGCTAAGTTGCTAAAATAATAATTAGTGATGGTCGTCACATGGATAGATATAGGTTCTAATACAAATGGGTGTATGTGTGACTAAACATTGCATTACTCAGGAGTTGAGAGGTCGGCACTGGAGCCACTATATTCTTTCGAAAAGCTTGTGTTGCGTCAGAGAAGCCTATGTAAACTCGCAGGGGCGTAGTCGAGCCAAAGCCGCAGACAAAGGCAAACGGCCACAACAAAAGCACATCAAAAGATGGCGGTATTGTCTCAAATACATATATCTCTTTCCCAAAAAAatacgttgtgtcctgagcaagacacttcacccttgctcctgatgggtgctggttggcgccttgcatggcagctccctccatcagtgagtgaatgtgtgtgtgaatgggtaaatgtggaagtagtgtcaaagcgctttgagtaccttgaaggtagaaaagcgctatacaagtacaacccatttatcatttatcatttatatattatatatatgatatatggataatataaatatattccacTCACTGTACAGGAGCACAGTGTCAGACAAGTGCTCCTGGCTGTGAACCCCAGGAAGGCTGCCGGACCAGACGGAGTACCTGGAAAGGTGCTCAGGGCGTGCGCCCACCAGTTCGCTCCCCCcctgaccaggatcttcaaccTCTCCCTGGCTAAGGCAGTCATCCCATTCTGCCTGAAGTCATCTACAATAATACCGGTGCCGAAGAAGTTTCCCATCACCAGCCTGAATGATTACCGACCAGTGGCCCTCACACCGGTAATCATGACGTGCTTCGAGAGACTGGTTCTCTAGCACATCAATGACCACATCTCTCCAGATTTTGACCCCCACCAGTTCGCATACGGGGCGAACagatccacagaggacgccaaCGCTGTTGCTCTCCACTCTGCTCTGAACCACCTGGAGCAGCAGCAGAGCTACGTCCGGATGCTCTACGTGGATTATAGTTCTGCCTTCAATACAATCATCCTGGACAGACTTTGCAATAAACTGGACACTCTTGGTCTCCCCCCTCTCACACGCGCCTGGATAAGGGACTTCCTAACGGACCGACCCCAGAATGTGAGACTTGGCCCCCACCTCTCATCCACCCGCAGGCTGAGCATCGGCTCCCTACaaggctgtgtgctgagccccctcctctactgcctctacacccatgactgcagttgcaaaattatgaaaaaaaaagttagtgTACTCATTTGAGCATGCTCTTAATCCCTCAAGGATGTCACCATGACGCCAAATTCACGCAAATTCAACAAGGCCTTGCAACTTTGTCCGATTCTCACAACTTTCTCAAgaatatcatgaattgattaacgtggaccccgacttaaacaagttgaaaaacctatttgggtgttactatttagtggtcatttgtacgaaatatgtactgtactgtacaatctactaataaaagtgtcaatcaatcaatcaatcatgcataaaTTTCGCCAATCCAATTTGTCTGTTTATTTGCGTAGACGAAGCGGGAACAACAATATGTGACAGCATATCAACTCTTTATTGATCAGACGGCACAATTATTGTCCTTCTGCATAACTCAGACTTAACGTCAGGTTCCTGTCTacagcgctaagccttctgggtaatgtagtatataaCCATTTAGCAACACACTGTCCTCACCTCCTGGTTTTTATGTATTCACATGtctgtttatatttattcatCCAGGATAAGACTATTAAAAACATTGAAATGCTGACTTAGCAAAGAggcattgataataataatctcTCACCGTAATATTTTATTTACTAACAGAAATCACTGCTATAGATCACTCTCCAAAATTCACAAATGTTCCTAACGAGTGGGAGTGGATGTGTTGGCGTCGTTACTTTTATAGGCGACGGAATTCTGCCCGTACTGCCATAACATTTAACGGtgccaatacgaaggtcctgagtagtcctgagttcaatcccaggctcggaatctttctgtgtggagtttgcatgttccccccgtgactgcctgggttccctccgggtactacggcttcctcccacctccaaaaacatggacctggggatcGTCGTCGGTGATTACTTGTaacgagtatgattgtcctcctgttgaTGGGACTACCTTCGGGAGAACGCCTGTACGTGGAATCTTTTAAAGTGTGGAGACTGatgcacagacagccaccacactgtccttggcaaagagaaggccagggtccaatggcacgaagaccaagacaattgggggcccatctttgctgcagacTTTTACCGCCTTTGTGACGGTTGTGGAGCTTCCatgcaaccatcatccgcccactccaCCGTTGAAGTCttacctggggattggttgattggcaacactaaattggccgtagtgtgtgaatgttgtgtgtccacATGTGTTGGTTaggggtgtaacccgccttccacccgaatgcagctgagataggctccagcaccccccgcaatcctgaaagggacaagcggtagaaaatggatgaattgatATTTCAGTAGGTTTGTTGCATGTGACGCTTCATGGAAAAAGCTACTTCCGAGTTAGACGACATACCATAGATAGcaacactgccatctagtgtcttggaagtgcaactgcattgctAACTGACAAGTACTGACCGAGCTGTTTTTTCCCCCTGCCATTCAGAGGACCCCAAAGAGTTTCTCATTGAGAAACTGGAACAGCTCAAAGAATCCCGAGACGGTGCCGGTGCAAAAGCGCCAAGTCTGCTCAGCCATGCTAACCTGGTTGCAGCCTTCGGGATCGTGGACCCGGCTAATGACAAACATGTCACTTTTGCACAATACAAGCAGGGTGAGTGCACTCCCGACGCTGCCGCGAACAAACGCTCCACGATTCAAACCAATGCATGTGTTTCCTGCGCAGCGCTGATCTCGTTGGGCATGAAAGACATCAATGAGTGTCCTGAAGGCGCAGACGAAGACAAAATATCCTATGATACTTTTATCGACGAAGGGTAAGAGAGCTCTGCTCAAATTCAGCACTTTCTGCACGTTTTTATCGTCTTCTCGTCGCAGGATGCAGAGCCTGGAGAGATGCTCAGCAACGTATGAACCACGTTAAACAATTCAGTGCACCGTTTCTTGACCGCGAGCGCCGCCTAGAGGTCCACCAAAAAATATCTGTGTCCAAGCTGTGGTCTGCCCAGGCCGTAGCGGCGCTcgattgtaatacacttttccaccactcggGGCAGTAATAACAATACCAAGCCAAgaaaagaagtctggagctaaaattaagcgcaaaaattatgacttagGTGTTGAAGCTGTGTTTTATTCGCTTTGTTTAGTTAAAatatattcattgttattttaatttattttttgtcagttattATTATTTAGAATCCATTGCAGTTGTATTTGGTtcatacttatttttctaatcagcctaacgtttttgtgttaaataaataatactcttTGTTATCAATGCCCATTTCATATCATCTGACGAGGTTGTAAACTGCAAGTAAGTTAGATataattaaaatcaagagtaagatcaTTAAATCAGTGTCAATATATGAATGGGCCCCGGGCACCTCTGTATTGGAAAAGTTGGACCCCGATGTCAAAAACCCAAATTTAGTGCACAGTGAAGTATTTCTATGCATGTGCATGTTTACAAAGTAGACATTTGGATATGTGCTGTGcgttgtaaataaatataaatacatttctgTTGTGtagaaaagtatgtaaacaaGTGTATTTACAATCTGCATATTGTTTGTATGTTAGTTAGTTCTTGTGTGCATTTGTCAGAGTATTTTTCATTGTAATAAAATCTTTAAGTTTTatctatttacttattttcattAAGTACTGCTATTTAGgtcaaatgtattgttttttcagGTATAGTTTTGAAGCTTTTTGTGATTATTTACAGCAGAGGTGCCCAAGTGCAGCACGCAACACTTGTGGCACATACTAAAAATACTATCACACAAAAACAACATCAAAAAAGTGAAATTAAAGCGCAAACTGGTcgaatgtaaaaagaaaaacttgcAACGTTGACTCTAATAAGTCAAAGCTACTATGCAGgcttttttttcccattaaactgtcattgctccaataTTAACCAGTGAGAAAAATCAATGTTGtattgaattatttacctattgAAGGCTCTAATGACTTGACATCAaacatgttttcaaacacaaaaaaGCCATTAAACTAAATAatccaaaacaaaataaaaaaaataactttcaatcaacggatagatctaaagttgatatggagatttaagcattgaaagtcaaaaataatgtattacttatttttttaacaatttttttgtgtGGGGTCCTTTAAGAACCGAATAATTTTAGTagaaattttatttcattttaaactgACATCAGTCCcaaaaaataatgaatgacaatcaatgttgaaatatttttgggggaaatatccAAAAaggataataaaacaaacaaaaaacataaaaaataataaaagaatatATAATCATCGAATAGATCTAaaattgatctagagatttaggcatgatgagtagcccgctggtctgttctaaaaatagctcaaaaagcagcacttgccagtgagctgcctctatttttttaatcttatttatttactcgcaagctggtctcgctttgcttgacatttttaattctaagagagacaaaactcagatagaatttgaaaatccaagaaaatattttaaagacttggtcttcacttgtaaaattaattcatttacttttttactttgcttcgtataactttcagaaagacaatttcagagaaaaaaatacaaccttaaaaatgattttaggatttttaaacacgtatacctttttatcttttaaattccttcctcttctttcctgacaatttaaatcaatgttcaagtaatttattttttttgtaaagaataataaataaatcttatttaattcttcattttatctttttttttccgacgaagaatattcgtgaaacatttcttcaaacttatgattaaaattcagaaaaattattttagcaaatctagaaaatctgtagaatcaaatttacatCTTATTTtgtaagtcttttgaatttctttgaaaaaaatttgttctggaaaatctagaagaaataatgatttgtctttgttagaaatatagcttggtccaattttttatatattctaacaaagtgcagattggattttaacctatacaaaacatgtcagcaaaattctaaaattaatcttaatcaggaaaaattactaatgctattccatccatccatccatccatccataatgatattccataaattctttttttaggtttttcaaaaagattcgaattagctagttgttCTCTTCTTTttgtcggttgaattttgaattttaaagagtcgaaattgaagatactCAATGTTTCagaattacattttcatttttttttcgtgttttctcctcttttaaatcgttcaattaagtgcttttttcataatttattctctacaaaaaaccttccgtaaaaggaaaaaaaaaagtacgacggaatgacagacagaaatacccatttatatatatatatatatatatatatatatatatatatatatatatatatttatctattaaaggtaaattgagcaaattggctatttctggccatttatttaagtgtgtatcaaactggtagcccttcgcattaatcagcacccaagaagtagttcttggtttcaaaaagtttggacacccctggtgtacacaATGTAAGTTTTATGTTTCGCTTGTCGGCGATGGCCGCCGGACAGTGGGCGTGACCAAGACCCGGAAGTGACATGGCGCCCTCCTTGTGCAGCAGCTTCCCGTCGCCCGCCTCCGCTTCGTCTTAGCGCCTCTTCTCGCCTTTCTTCGCCGTCTCAGGCTTTGTGTGTCCTTCACCGGGTCGGCGTCCCTTGGAGCTCAGCATGGGCGCCGTCCACGCCAGGGTAAGACCGAGCAAACGTGTCCGTTAGTAGTTTGACCTCTCGGCGTGTTGTGCTGCTAAGGAGAGGCCCCGAGTTGTCCGCCTGTGCGAGTGTGCGTCCTGCCCTCCACAAACTCACACTTTTTCCAGAACAATTCATAGTTTCAAAACCAACTGTTTTGTCCGACTGCCTGCTGTCCGGTAGAGAACATTCGTCTTTCCCTGACGGAAGCCTCTCTGGTAACCTGACGATCAATTTGGTgcattttttcttcttctccatcTCTTTCATTTTGTACTTATTTTACAATGTCACCTTGCGTAGTACAGCGTCTTTTCCCTTTTTCTCTAGGAATTGCATTGAAAACCGAAAAAAATATATCCCGCAGAAAATTACTTCATTCAGCTCAAGACACCCTAAAATGTtaacttaaagcaggggtgtcaaactcattttagatcgggggccaaatGGACGAAAATATACTcccaacatacatacatacatacacacatacatacatacatacatatatatatatatatatatatatatatatatatatatatatatatatatatatatatatatatatatatatatatatatatatatgtgtatgtatgtatacatatgtatatatatatatgtgtgtgtgtgtataaatatgtatatatgaatagatatgtatatacagaatgtatagatatgtgtgtgtgtatgtatgtaatataaatgtgtgtacatgcatatatgtatctgtatacatatacatatatgcatgtatatataatatatatatatgcgtgtgtgtgtgtatgtgtatgtaatataaatgtgtgtacatatatatatatatatatgtatacatatacatatatacatgtatatataatatatatttacacatatatatatgtatatatgtgtgtgtattaatatgtatatatgaatagatATGGAAAAACAgaatgtatagatatatgtacttgtttataagtgtatatatgtgtatgtatgcatatatatatatatatatacatatataaacgtgtatgtatgtaatataaatgtgtgtacatatatacatctatatataatatatatactcatatatatatatatatatatatatatatatatatatatattacatacatatatataatacacatatatgtgtgtgtgtatatgtatgaatatatatatatatatatatatatatatatatatatatatatatatatatatatatatatatcagtgacgtgcagtcaggaaagaaaaaaaagtaaaaagaaaaaaatatatatattatatgtatccagtgattatactataaagttattttccatttaacttcaccagttttaaattattttttattcaaaatcgcttaattttcacatttgccgttcaaatactgagaattacttgcggtgagtcacagccaactgagcctccccgtcaccatggattgcgcaatgactcggctaactgctggctgctgtgcattgagaccgtattgctatatgaattatattatacatttccatagtttagttagctgaggtatataatgtacagtgtattttgtcaacaactgtatgtgtgtaacatatttcttgtgctgggcaatcataaaactgctgcGAAGACGTACAATGTGAGGATCCTGTCCTCTggcttcctggtggtagagggcgctagtgatcccagagatcattcttgcactagtCGGCTAGGCCAAAGccagtatgttttaaagttgtcgtttgcctgcatatcgtaaaaacaaccgtccaacattttacaactaattgtaaacttataggtgccgaccatcaggacCGAGTTGCGACGGAAAAGTGtgttgatgttgagatattaagccgagttggtaagtgaatttgtttgctaatagtagctaccaGCCGTACCCATATatttttctatgggcggttagcatcgggttttaatcccgtttcctccaatgttgtggatccgattgaatttatatttatgtcaagtctttattttgggtactaaaatatggtgactgagtattgtggcgttttaaggccatctgcattttttatgctacagtaaaggcaatgaatgaacacggccgctggagcgcggtttcacctgtcatagtgacaacactgtgtactgtcgtgtttgttattttgtgcatacatgtgattatttaatatttttaatgttagAAGTATTattgctaataatgataataatatgtgtaatttattcatactatactagctaaagtacctgctacattaagttaaagtaccaatgattgtcaaacacacactaggtgtggtgaaatttgtcctctgcatttgacccattcccttgttcaccacctgggaagtgaggggagcagtgagcagcagcggccgggagtcatttttagtgatttaacccccaattccaacccttgatgctgagtgccaagcagggaagaatgctggtatatatgagcttttaaacataacccgttaactgctgacaatcaaatggtgaataagatactctatagcaggggcgctcacactttttctgcaggcgagctacttttcaattgaccaagtcgaggagatctacctcattcctatttataatttatatttatttatttatgaaagagacatttttgttaacaagttaatggtgtttaatgataatacaagcatgtttaacacacatagattcctttctttcatgaagacaagaatataagttgttgtatttgattctgatgacttgcattgattggaattagacagtggtgctgataacgtccgcatttttaaatggaggaaaaaaaaaagtcctcctttctgtccaataccacatgaaagtggttggatttggcatctcatttgtccaacttgcatactcgtttttaaacactttgttatgagagtagcatatgtgtgtggccctttaatgtctggctgcaggtgagtgacgtcagtgagtgtgcggttgggcaagcaagtgagaaagcggtcgctgagggcgggggagaaatacattggcatcaaactccgtagcttgctagctttctgaga
The sequence above is drawn from the Nerophis ophidion isolate RoL-2023_Sa linkage group LG03, RoL_Noph_v1.0, whole genome shotgun sequence genome and encodes:
- the si:dkey-42p14.3 gene encoding EF-hand calcium-binding domain-containing protein 10, with protein sequence MATEREKESAAYLEKHKVFDLMKNLTSMLFFYRPEDPKEFLIEKLEQLKESRDGAGAKAPSLLSHANLVAAFGIVDPANDKHVTFAQYKQALISLGMKDINECPEGADEDKISYDTFIDEGMQSLERCSATYEPR